The Kineococcus mangrovi genome window below encodes:
- a CDS encoding DUF368 domain-containing protein has translation MDAEPRPRPDQTRTSARRVPLDLVRGGLMGCAEVVPGVSGGTVALITGVYGQLIDSAGHVVSAARAGVTGGPRAAREHLRRAHWAVLVPVLAGMAVALVVASVVLEPLVTEHPVGSRAVFFGLVLASVVVPARMVGRWSPARVLTAAAMAVAAFALTGLPAGAVSDPPLVLVAAAAAVAVCALVLPGVSGSFLLLTLGLYEVTLAAVSERDLAYLGAFALGAVVGLASFVRVLQHLLERHADVTLSVMTGLLAGSLRALWPWQDGDRTLLAPGQDVGTVAALALAGAAGVALLLVVQSRLEGRLPR, from the coding sequence GTGGACGCCGAACCCCGACCGAGGCCCGACCAGACCCGCACCTCCGCCCGCAGGGTTCCGCTGGACCTCGTCCGCGGGGGCCTCATGGGGTGCGCCGAGGTGGTGCCGGGTGTCAGCGGCGGCACGGTCGCCCTCATCACGGGGGTCTACGGCCAGCTCATCGACTCCGCCGGTCACGTCGTCAGCGCGGCCCGCGCCGGGGTGACGGGCGGGCCGCGGGCGGCGCGCGAGCACCTGCGGCGGGCGCACTGGGCGGTCCTGGTCCCCGTGCTCGCGGGGATGGCCGTCGCGCTGGTCGTCGCCTCCGTCGTCCTCGAACCCCTGGTGACCGAGCACCCCGTGGGTTCGCGGGCGGTGTTCTTCGGGCTCGTCCTGGCCTCGGTGGTCGTCCCGGCGCGGATGGTGGGCCGGTGGTCCCCGGCCCGGGTGCTCACGGCGGCCGCGATGGCCGTGGCGGCCTTCGCGCTCACGGGGTTGCCCGCCGGGGCGGTGTCGGACCCGCCGCTGGTGCTGGTCGCCGCGGCGGCCGCCGTCGCGGTCTGCGCCCTCGTCCTGCCCGGCGTCTCCGGCTCCTTCCTGCTGCTGACGCTGGGGCTGTACGAGGTGACCCTGGCGGCGGTGAGCGAGCGGGACCTCGCCTACCTGGGAGCGTTCGCCCTCGGCGCGGTCGTCGGCCTGGCCTCCTTCGTGCGGGTGCTGCAGCACCTGCTCGAGCGGCACGCCGACGTCACCCTGTCCGTCATGACCGGGCTGCTGGCGGGCTCGCTGCGCGCCCTGTGGCCGTGGCAGGACGGGGACCGGACGCTGCTGGCCCCCGGGCAAGACGTGGGGACGGTCGCCGCGCTGGCTCTGGCGGGTGCCGCCGGGGTGGCGCTGCTGCTCGTCGTGCAGTCCCGGCTGGAGGGCCGCCTCCCGCGCTGA
- a CDS encoding ROK family protein, producing the protein MPQDPTPCRPAAPIGAPGRSFGVDVGGTTVKGLRLGADGTVRGEHRVRTPAPDPDGRRVAAAVLQVATALGHSPGEPLGVALPGVVDERAGRAVRSANLGWADVPFTGLLPPGTTLCHDVRAGAVAEARSGAARRAEGVVAFVPVGTGIAAAVLLDGIALVAGGFAGEIGQLVLTDGPFRGLRTEEVASAARRAGCEGARDAAAAPGAALLAADARTAAVAS; encoded by the coding sequence GTGCCGCAGGACCCGACGCCGTGCCGCCCCGCCGCCCCCATCGGCGCGCCGGGACGCTCGTTCGGCGTCGACGTGGGGGGCACCACCGTCAAGGGCCTGCGGCTCGGTGCCGACGGGACCGTCCGGGGCGAGCACCGCGTGCGCACCCCCGCACCGGACCCGGACGGCCGGCGGGTCGCGGCGGCCGTCCTCCAGGTGGCGACCGCGCTCGGGCACTCCCCGGGCGAACCCCTCGGGGTCGCCCTGCCCGGGGTCGTCGACGAGCGCGCGGGCCGTGCCGTCCGGTCGGCCAACCTCGGCTGGGCCGACGTCCCGTTCACCGGGCTGCTGCCGCCGGGCACGACCCTGTGCCACGACGTGCGGGCCGGGGCCGTCGCGGAGGCCCGCTCCGGCGCCGCCCGCAGGGCCGAGGGTGTCGTCGCCTTCGTCCCCGTCGGCACCGGCATCGCCGCCGCGGTGCTCCTCGACGGCATCGCCCTCGTGGCCGGTGGGTTCGCCGGCGAGATCGGCCAGCTCGTCCTGACCGACGGCCCGTTCCGGGGCCTGCGCACCGAGGAGGTCGCCTCCGCCGCCCGGCGCGCCGGGTGCGAGGGAGCCCGAGACGCGGCGGCCGCCCCGGGTGCGGCGCTGCTCGCGGCGGACGCGCGGACGGCCGCGGTCGCGTCGTGA
- a CDS encoding DeoR/GlpR family DNA-binding transcription regulator, whose protein sequence is MTAQQRLNRALELVIERGNVSIAEVSEVLGVSTATVRRDLNVLAEQRLVTRTHGGAAVLSSGYELPLQYKIPRQARAKLAIARAVADLVRPGTSVGLNGGTTTTEVARALGSSDRLGAAGVTIVTNALNIAYELSVREHVKIVVTGGVPRAQSYELVGPLVASSLADFSLDVAVLGVDGLTGRFGATTIHEGEAEASRRIASVAGRVVVAADATKLGRATFARICSLERLDVLVTDGPVPEDAAADLAAAGVEVVVAAPAP, encoded by the coding sequence ATGACGGCCCAGCAGCGCCTCAACCGCGCCCTCGAACTCGTCATCGAGCGCGGGAACGTCTCCATCGCCGAGGTGTCGGAGGTGCTGGGCGTCTCCACGGCCACCGTGCGCCGCGACCTGAACGTCCTGGCCGAGCAGCGCCTGGTGACGCGGACGCACGGCGGCGCCGCGGTGCTCAGCTCCGGGTACGAGCTGCCGCTGCAGTACAAGATCCCGCGGCAGGCCCGGGCCAAGCTCGCCATCGCCCGCGCGGTGGCCGACCTCGTCCGCCCCGGGACCTCGGTGGGGCTCAACGGCGGGACGACGACGACGGAGGTCGCGCGGGCCCTGGGGTCCAGCGACCGGCTGGGCGCCGCCGGCGTCACCATCGTCACGAACGCCTTGAACATCGCCTACGAGCTGTCGGTCCGCGAGCACGTCAAGATCGTGGTCACCGGCGGGGTCCCGCGCGCTCAGTCCTACGAGCTCGTCGGACCGCTCGTGGCCTCCTCGCTCGCCGACTTCAGCCTCGACGTCGCGGTGCTCGGCGTCGACGGCCTGACGGGCCGCTTCGGGGCCACGACGATCCACGAGGGCGAGGCCGAGGCCAGCCGCCGGATCGCCTCCGTCGCCGGCAGGGTCGTCGTCGCCGCGGACGCCACGAAGCTGGGCCGGGCGACCTTCGCCCGCATCTGCTCCCTGGAACGCCTCGACGTCCTCGTCACCGACGGCCCCGTGCCGGAGGACGCCGCCGCGGACCTGGCCGCCGCCGGCGTCGAGGTCGTCGTGGCGGCACCTGCCCCCTGA
- a CDS encoding Gfo/Idh/MocA family protein, which translates to MSDDGLRVAVIGVGARAEIGAHVPTARPGARVSAVADTSEVGRTRAAALFPGARVFADHRTLLAEEPLDAAVVTTPDHTHAAIAVDLLRAGVAVYLEKPLATTLADADRVLATATDTGTPLYVGHNFRHAAVVRTMKAAVDRGEVGEVRAVWVRHFVGHGGDYYFKDWHADRRRTGTLLLQKASHDIDVVHHLAGGYTRRVVGMGDLVVYGGITDRRERPGETMPDWFSMDNWPPAAQTGLNPVVDVEDLSMVLMGLGNGVLASYQQCHFTPDYWRNYTVIGTEGRLENFGDTAGAVVRVWNRRHEWSATGDREHPVDGVASGHEDADVATMTEFLAHVADGAPTLVSPVAAREAVATGSLAAQSLRSGSVPLQVPELPDDVVQHFTRTTGERVPR; encoded by the coding sequence GTGAGCGACGACGGGCTCCGCGTCGCGGTCATCGGGGTGGGAGCCCGCGCCGAGATCGGGGCGCACGTGCCGACCGCGCGTCCCGGCGCCCGCGTGAGCGCCGTCGCCGACACGTCCGAGGTCGGTCGCACCCGGGCCGCTGCCCTGTTCCCCGGCGCCCGCGTGTTCGCGGACCACCGGACGCTGCTGGCCGAGGAACCCCTCGACGCCGCCGTCGTCACCACTCCCGACCACACCCACGCCGCCATCGCCGTGGACCTGCTGCGGGCCGGGGTGGCCGTCTACCTCGAGAAACCCCTCGCCACCACCCTCGCCGACGCCGACCGGGTGCTCGCGACCGCGACGGACACGGGCACCCCCCTCTACGTCGGCCACAACTTCCGCCACGCCGCGGTCGTGCGCACCATGAAGGCCGCCGTCGACCGCGGGGAGGTCGGGGAGGTCCGCGCCGTCTGGGTGCGCCACTTCGTCGGTCACGGCGGTGACTACTACTTCAAGGACTGGCACGCCGACCGCCGCCGCACCGGAACCCTGCTGCTGCAGAAGGCCAGCCACGACATCGACGTCGTCCACCACCTCGCCGGGGGGTACACCCGCCGCGTCGTCGGCATGGGCGACCTGGTGGTCTACGGAGGCATCACCGACCGCCGCGAACGTCCCGGCGAGACGATGCCGGACTGGTTCTCGATGGACAACTGGCCACCGGCCGCCCAGACCGGCCTGAACCCGGTCGTCGACGTGGAGGACCTGTCGATGGTCCTCATGGGACTGGGCAACGGCGTCCTGGCCAGTTACCAGCAGTGCCACTTCACCCCCGACTACTGGCGCAACTACACCGTCATCGGCACCGAGGGACGGCTGGAGAACTTCGGCGACACCGCCGGCGCCGTCGTGCGCGTGTGGAACCGCCGCCACGAGTGGAGCGCCACCGGCGACCGCGAGCACCCCGTCGACGGCGTCGCCTCCGGCCACGAGGACGCCGACGTCGCCACCATGACCGAGTTCCTCGCCCACGTGGCCGACGGCGCCCCGACGCTCGTCTCGCCCGTGGCGGCCCGGGAGGCGGTCGCGACCGGTTCCCTGGCCGCGCAGTCCCTGCGGTCGGGGTCCGTTCCCCTGCAGGTCCCCGAACTGCCCGACGACGTCGTGCAGCACTTCACCCGCACCACCGGCGAGAGGGTTCCGCGCTGA
- a CDS encoding GNAT family N-acetyltransferase: MVTTRLIDPRDAEVLARLLTENRDFLAPYEPLREESYFTPDGQRADIDAALNTHRQAANLPHVILDETGAVIGRITLSGIVRGALQSGSVGYWVAQAAGGRGAGTAAVTRMTQLAFKELALHRVQAETLVDNVRSQRVLEKVGFTRYGLAPEYLKIAGRWQDFVMCQLLS; this comes from the coding sequence ATGGTCACCACCCGCTTGATCGATCCCCGAGACGCTGAGGTGTTGGCGCGCCTGCTCACGGAGAACCGCGACTTCCTGGCGCCCTACGAACCACTGCGCGAGGAGTCCTACTTCACCCCGGACGGCCAACGAGCAGACATCGACGCCGCCCTGAACACCCACCGGCAGGCGGCCAACCTGCCGCACGTCATCCTCGATGAGACCGGCGCGGTCATCGGCCGCATCACCCTCAGCGGCATCGTTCGTGGAGCGTTGCAGTCGGGCAGCGTCGGCTACTGGGTCGCTCAGGCTGCCGGTGGGCGCGGCGCGGGCACCGCCGCCGTGACGCGGATGACCCAGCTGGCCTTCAAGGAGCTGGCGCTGCACCGGGTGCAGGCGGAGACGCTGGTGGACAACGTCCGGTCCCAGCGGGTGCTGGAGAAGGTCGGCTTCACCCGCTACGGACTGGCCCCGGAGTACCTGAAGATCGCCGGCAGGTGGCAGGACTTCGTGATGTGCCAGCTGCTGAGCTGA
- a CDS encoding type II toxin-antitoxin system PemK/MazF family toxin, producing MPRGDIHYLKADRAAKGHEQHGPRRAIIVQAARLPLSTVVIVPTTTAGFESAWRVPIEFDDGVSYAMCEQVRSIDPDQRLGTFVGMTSFEELAAIDEALRLVLDL from the coding sequence GTGCCTAGAGGAGACATCCACTACCTCAAGGCGGATCGGGCTGCGAAGGGACACGAGCAACACGGGCCGCGGCGAGCGATCATCGTTCAGGCCGCGCGTCTGCCGCTTTCGACTGTGGTGATCGTGCCGACGACGACGGCCGGTTTTGAAAGCGCTTGGAGGGTGCCCATCGAGTTCGACGACGGTGTCAGCTATGCGATGTGTGAGCAGGTTCGTTCGATCGACCCTGACCAGCGACTCGGCACCTTCGTGGGCATGACCAGCTTCGAGGAGCTGGCGGCAATCGATGAGGCGTTGCGTCTGGTCCTCGATCTGTGA
- a CDS encoding ANTAR domain-containing protein — MTFSICSRTRAGVVTVEVRGDLDLTTAHSAHLCLTGAVHDGHTVVVDLSRVPFVDCAAVSVLLAAARDASRRGGYLVLAEARPVVRLLLDALELTPLLGGGGTVAQEQAAALAASAETRAGTGAGARGGSSSEAPPGQPAFALTTRGGVSSRPAAIGGVAPPRAERLPWRTPGGRCPERCARAPPQEEDVVPSDTAHDLTGTAGRLRGTPGSDTTGDRRSSHHRQGAPVSELASRFGDLARQLRRQETPQQVMDRIAEAAVSLVPGADQATISRARRHQRVTSAAATSEQAAGFDTVQTEVGQGPCLDALFEARTIRVEDLAGEVRWPDLARHADEVQVRSALCFQLYVDGDNLGALNLLSPRASSFDDESEDIGAVLASHAAVAVADAQDLANVRIALDSRDLIGQAKGILMARHRLTADQAFAVLTRFSQDTNRKLRDVAWDVAATGTLDDVPR, encoded by the coding sequence ATGACGTTCAGCATCTGCTCCCGCACCCGCGCCGGCGTGGTCACGGTCGAGGTCCGCGGAGACCTGGACCTCACCACCGCGCACAGCGCCCACCTCTGCCTCACCGGCGCCGTCCACGACGGCCACACGGTGGTCGTGGACCTGTCCAGGGTCCCCTTCGTGGACTGCGCCGCCGTCAGCGTGCTCCTGGCCGCCGCCCGCGACGCCTCCCGGCGAGGCGGCTACCTCGTCCTCGCCGAAGCCCGCCCCGTCGTCCGGCTGCTGCTGGACGCCCTGGAGCTGACGCCGCTGCTGGGCGGGGGCGGCACCGTCGCCCAGGAGCAGGCCGCGGCCCTCGCCGCCTCGGCCGAGACGCGCGCCGGAACCGGGGCCGGTGCTCGCGGTGGGTCGAGCAGCGAGGCCCCACCCGGGCAGCCGGCGTTCGCGCTGACGACCCGCGGGGGGGTGAGCAGCCGGCCGGCCGCGATCGGCGGGGTGGCCCCGCCGCGTGCGGAACGGTTACCGTGGCGCACGCCTGGGGGCCGGTGTCCAGAACGGTGCGCACGAGCCCCACCGCAGGAGGAGGACGTCGTGCCCTCTGACACCGCTCACGACCTCACCGGGACGGCCGGCCGCCTTCGCGGGACCCCCGGCTCGGACACGACCGGTGACCGCCGCTCCAGCCACCACCGTCAGGGGGCACCGGTCAGTGAACTGGCCAGCCGCTTCGGCGACCTGGCCCGCCAGCTGCGGCGTCAGGAAACCCCGCAGCAGGTGATGGACCGCATCGCGGAAGCCGCGGTGAGCCTGGTCCCCGGAGCCGACCAGGCCACCATCAGTCGCGCCCGGCGCCATCAGCGGGTCACCTCGGCCGCGGCGACCAGCGAGCAGGCCGCTGGTTTCGACACCGTGCAGACGGAGGTCGGACAGGGGCCCTGCCTGGACGCCCTGTTCGAAGCACGCACCATCCGCGTCGAGGACCTGGCCGGCGAGGTCCGCTGGCCCGATCTGGCCCGGCACGCCGACGAGGTGCAGGTGCGCAGCGCGCTGTGCTTCCAGCTGTACGTCGACGGTGACAACCTCGGGGCGCTGAACCTGCTCTCCCCGCGGGCGTCCTCCTTCGACGACGAGTCCGAGGACATCGGCGCCGTCCTGGCCTCCCACGCCGCCGTCGCGGTCGCCGACGCCCAGGACCTGGCCAACGTGCGCATCGCGCTGGACAGCAGGGACCTCATCGGGCAGGCCAAGGGCATCCTGATGGCCCGTCACCGTCTCACCGCCGACCAGGCGTTCGCCGTGCTGACCCGTTTCAGCCAGGACACCAACCGCAAACTGCGCGACGTGGCGTGGGACGTCGCCGCGACCGGGACCCTCGACGACGTGCCGCGGTGA
- a CDS encoding STAS domain-containing protein, translating into MQELLMDFAVSCDRRPGVAVLQVSGGLDAETSPLVLACAEAGLQWSPHLLVDLSGVISFDDCALSVIADLRDRDQRSGGRLSTTDNPTDPPQGEQVLPVSLQPLEGKVTTTLIR; encoded by the coding sequence ATGCAGGAACTGCTCATGGACTTCGCCGTTTCGTGCGACCGCCGTCCTGGCGTCGCCGTCCTTCAGGTCAGTGGCGGGCTCGACGCCGAAACCAGTCCCTTGGTGCTCGCCTGCGCCGAGGCCGGGTTGCAGTGGAGCCCACACCTCTTGGTCGACCTTAGCGGTGTGATCTCGTTCGACGACTGTGCGCTCAGCGTGATCGCCGATCTGAGGGATCGCGACCAGCGTTCGGGAGGCCGGTTGTCCACGACGGACAACCCGACGGACCCACCACAGGGGGAACAGGTGCTACCGGTCTCACTTCAGCCCCTCGAAGGGAAGGTGACGACGACCCTGATTCGCTGA
- a CDS encoding DUF981 domain-containing protein — MTVPVRGRRSCVTIDWENLPTYNTIMAVAVGTGLLLVVRLGWDLLRSPREPHLRGYALAFAVLGALLATTGLHMTLTWPLAPLFPFDNIVFGEPSLAFGVLLLGASLHLWRDGERLQATEDPRRAVSRAYGPLSLFVLGMGLACFAIAAAGVRYQLFAAPPQEPISGEFADHPWVEALFISGLYALVGLGAVLFPLALRSGRVGATARTTGAAWGAAGLAFLLFGALNYFTHIGLIVNTMP, encoded by the coding sequence ATGACAGTTCCCGTTCGGGGTAGGAGGAGCTGCGTGACCATCGACTGGGAGAACCTGCCGACCTACAACACAATCATGGCCGTCGCCGTCGGTACCGGACTGCTGCTCGTGGTCCGCCTCGGGTGGGACCTGCTGCGCAGTCCGCGCGAGCCGCACCTGCGCGGGTACGCCCTCGCCTTCGCCGTCCTCGGTGCGCTGCTGGCCACAACAGGACTGCACATGACGCTCACCTGGCCGTTGGCCCCGTTGTTCCCTTTCGACAACATCGTCTTCGGGGAGCCCAGCCTGGCCTTCGGCGTCCTGCTGCTGGGCGCCTCACTGCACCTGTGGAGGGACGGAGAGCGCTTGCAGGCGACCGAGGACCCGCGGCGGGCAGTGTCCCGCGCCTACGGACCCCTGTCGCTGTTCGTTCTCGGGATGGGCCTGGCCTGTTTCGCCATCGCCGCCGCCGGTGTGCGCTACCAGTTGTTCGCGGCCCCTCCGCAGGAGCCGATCTCCGGGGAGTTCGCCGACCACCCGTGGGTGGAGGCGCTGTTCATCTCCGGCCTGTACGCCCTCGTCGGGCTGGGAGCCGTCCTCTTCCCCCTCGCCCTGCGGTCCGGACGGGTCGGCGCCACGGCCCGCACCACCGGTGCGGCCTGGGGCGCGGCGGGTCTGGCGTTCCTGCTGTTCGGGGCGTTGAACTACTTCACCCACATCGGTCTGATCGTCAACACGATGCCCTGA
- a CDS encoding phytoene desaturase family protein encodes MTTVDAVVIGAGHNALITAAQLARAGWDVLVAERNDEVGGAMRSGQVTQPGLVHDLYATNINLFLASPAYAELGEDLARHGFSPVVSERSYSNVFPDGTCLRVYSDAERTERLLGEHSQEDLAGWRGLHARYRSFMQGLMPLYSTTLPSLRAAAGAARAVRSLGFFDTLEIARTLTASTRELGDTWFSTPEAKALIATWGMHLDYGPDVSGGAMFPFLETFTDMEEGIAVTEGGISRLSEALAAVVREAGGQVRTGTAVERVLTDGRRATGVRLAGGEEVHARRAVVAGTMPAHLFDDLLGGDPAVSEQTRTRTARYRHGPGTMVVHLALDRPLDWAAEEELSQFAYVHVAPHVDDLARTYQQSMAGLIPDDPLLIVGQTSQVDPSRSPDHRQVVWVQVRTLPSTIRGDAAGTIGATDWDEAKEAVADRVLDKLERYAPGVRDSVLARTVFSPLDLERSNPNLVGGDSVGGSHHLWQNFLFRPWPGASTYQMPVENLWLTGAATWPGGGTNGVSGSLCARRILNPHPYRTRVTATAAGTAAAVGAAVLAGRSLAHHR; translated from the coding sequence ATGACGACCGTCGACGCCGTGGTGATCGGCGCCGGGCACAACGCGTTGATCACAGCCGCTCAGCTGGCCCGTGCGGGCTGGGACGTCCTCGTCGCTGAACGCAACGACGAGGTCGGGGGCGCGATGCGCAGCGGGCAGGTCACCCAACCCGGCTTGGTCCACGACCTGTACGCCACGAACATCAACCTGTTCCTGGCCAGTCCCGCCTACGCCGAACTCGGTGAGGACCTGGCCCGTCACGGGTTCTCACCCGTGGTGAGCGAACGTTCGTACAGCAACGTCTTCCCCGACGGGACGTGCCTGCGGGTGTACTCCGACGCCGAACGCACCGAACGGCTCCTGGGTGAGCACAGCCAGGAGGACCTGGCGGGCTGGCGGGGCCTGCACGCGCGGTACCGCTCGTTCATGCAGGGGTTGATGCCGTTGTACTCCACGACCCTGCCGAGCTTGCGCGCAGCCGCAGGTGCTGCCCGCGCCGTCCGGTCCTTAGGGTTCTTCGACACGCTGGAGATCGCGCGCACCCTCACGGCTTCCACCCGGGAACTGGGCGACACGTGGTTCTCCACCCCCGAGGCCAAGGCGCTGATCGCGACCTGGGGCATGCACCTGGACTACGGCCCCGACGTCTCCGGCGGGGCGATGTTCCCGTTCTTGGAGACCTTCACCGACATGGAGGAGGGGATCGCCGTCACCGAGGGTGGCATCTCTCGCTTGAGCGAGGCGTTGGCGGCCGTCGTCCGCGAGGCCGGGGGTCAGGTGCGCACCGGAACCGCGGTGGAACGGGTCCTCACCGACGGCCGGCGCGCCACGGGGGTGCGCCTGGCCGGCGGGGAGGAAGTTCACGCTCGGCGCGCGGTGGTGGCCGGCACCATGCCGGCGCACCTGTTCGACGACCTGCTCGGTGGCGACCCGGCGGTCAGCGAGCAGACCCGCACCCGGACCGCGCGATACCGGCACGGGCCGGGGACCATGGTGGTGCACCTGGCGCTGGACCGGCCGCTGGACTGGGCGGCCGAGGAGGAACTGTCGCAGTTCGCCTACGTGCACGTCGCGCCCCACGTCGACGACCTGGCCCGCACCTACCAGCAGTCGATGGCCGGGCTCATCCCGGACGACCCGTTGCTCATCGTGGGTCAGACCAGCCAGGTGGACCCCAGTCGCAGCCCGGACCACCGGCAGGTGGTGTGGGTGCAGGTCCGGACCCTGCCCTCCACCATCCGCGGTGACGCCGCCGGGACCATCGGGGCGACCGACTGGGACGAGGCGAAGGAGGCCGTCGCCGACCGGGTCCTGGACAAGCTGGAGCGCTACGCCCCGGGGGTGCGGGACAGCGTCCTGGCCCGCACCGTGTTCTCCCCGCTGGACCTGGAACGGTCCAACCCCAACCTCGTGGGGGGCGACAGCGTCGGCGGCAGCCACCACCTGTGGCAGAACTTCCTGTTCCGCCCCTGGCCGGGAGCCTCCACGTACCAGATGCCGGTGGAGAACCTCTGGCTGACCGGCGCGGCCACCTGGCCCGGTGGTGGCACCAACGGGGTCTCCGGATCCCTGTGCGCCCGCCGCATCCTGAACCCGCACCCCTACCGCACCCGCGTGACCGCCACGGCCGCCGGGACAGCCGCCGCCGTGGGCGCAGCGGTGCTCGCGGGCCGGTCCCTGGCCCACCACCGGTGA
- a CDS encoding mycofactocin-coupled SDR family oxidoreductase encodes MNVLPDGNLNTDDGNTDDRTNHNDNAQEENVGRFHDQVVFITGGARGQGRAHALAFAREGADIALLDAVEGSSMTVRYDLPTSEDLQRTQEEITALGRRCLAFEGDVRDTAHVQEAVRRTVDELGRLDVAVANAGVFALAPAVDTNDEVWDDVLDINLSGVFRTVRAAAGHMSANGGGSIVTIASMAGRMAFPNAVAYVSAKWGVIGMTKTFAAELGEQGVTVNAVCPTNVETPMLTDNPDAARLFTGQEDPSREEVEQGAAAFTEQGIPWVQPEDVTEAVLFLAGPGARHITGEALTVSAGQIATNAA; translated from the coding sequence GTGAACGTCCTCCCCGACGGCAACCTCAACACCGACGACGGCAACACCGACGATCGCACCAACCACAACGACAACGCTCAGGAGGAGAACGTGGGACGCTTCCACGACCAGGTCGTCTTCATCACTGGCGGGGCCCGTGGTCAGGGCCGCGCGCACGCCCTCGCCTTCGCCCGCGAAGGCGCTGACATCGCCCTGCTCGACGCCGTCGAGGGCAGCTCGATGACCGTCCGGTACGACCTGCCGACCAGCGAGGACCTGCAGCGCACCCAAGAGGAGATCACCGCCCTCGGGCGCCGGTGCCTGGCCTTCGAAGGTGACGTGCGCGACACCGCGCACGTGCAGGAAGCCGTGCGGCGCACCGTCGACGAGCTGGGCCGTCTGGACGTCGCGGTCGCCAACGCCGGCGTCTTCGCGCTGGCCCCGGCCGTCGACACCAACGACGAGGTGTGGGACGACGTGCTGGACATCAACCTCTCCGGCGTCTTCCGCACCGTCCGCGCAGCGGCCGGGCACATGAGCGCGAACGGTGGGGGCAGCATCGTCACCATCGCCTCCATGGCCGGGCGGATGGCCTTCCCGAACGCCGTGGCCTACGTCAGCGCCAAGTGGGGCGTGATCGGGATGACCAAGACCTTCGCCGCCGAACTCGGTGAGCAGGGCGTCACCGTCAACGCCGTGTGCCCCACCAACGTCGAGACCCCCATGCTCACCGACAACCCCGACGCCGCCCGCCTGTTCACCGGTCAGGAGGACCCCAGCCGGGAGGAGGTCGAGCAGGGTGCGGCCGCTTTCACCGAGCAGGGGATCCCCTGGGTCCAGCCCGAGGACGTCACCGAAGCGGTGCTCTTCCTCGCCGGTCCCGGCGCCCGTCACATCACCGGCGAGGCCCTCACCGTCTCCGCCGGCCAGATCGCCACCAACGCCGCCTGA
- a CDS encoding IS630 family transposase, whose translation MGEHGPAGLRDAPRSGRPRLYDDDAVRDLLTLATEARPAVNALWTHAELADRMGELNWGVTASWVSRTLAGLSLKVHQIRGWLHRRPDPDFGAKVAAVQKVITGAGKDSHPVLSVDEKTAFSVRTPICPDTRDRQGRTRREFEYVRAGTISWYGVQDMATGAVQMIPAAGPMDSPAFTDLLEQLIEVHGPVFTLVMDNGSAHTSRHTRTWLGEHRDISVVHTPVHASWVNPIESVFGICTRQLLRRAVFTSRQDCNARVQAWVAHRNRTRRPVTFTWQPCT comes from the coding sequence ATCGGCGAACACGGCCCCGCAGGACTACGTGACGCCCCGCGCAGCGGCCGCCCGCGTCTGTACGACGACGACGCCGTCCGCGACCTGCTCACCTTGGCCACCGAAGCCCGCCCCGCCGTCAACGCCCTATGGACCCACGCCGAACTGGCCGACCGCATGGGTGAGCTGAACTGGGGTGTCACCGCCTCCTGGGTCAGCCGCACCCTTGCCGGCCTGTCGTTGAAGGTCCACCAGATCCGCGGCTGGCTGCACCGCCGCCCCGACCCCGACTTCGGCGCGAAAGTCGCTGCCGTACAGAAGGTCATCACCGGCGCCGGCAAGGACTCGCACCCGGTGCTCAGCGTCGATGAGAAGACCGCCTTCTCCGTGCGCACCCCGATCTGCCCCGACACCCGCGACCGGCAGGGTCGGACCCGGCGCGAGTTCGAGTACGTGCGGGCCGGCACGATCTCCTGGTACGGCGTACAGGACATGGCCACCGGTGCGGTCCAGATGATCCCCGCGGCCGGGCCGATGGACTCCCCTGCCTTCACCGACCTGCTCGAGCAGCTCATCGAGGTGCACGGGCCGGTCTTCACCCTCGTCATGGACAACGGTTCGGCGCACACCAGCCGGCACACCCGCACCTGGCTGGGTGAACACCGGGACATCAGCGTCGTGCACACCCCGGTGCACGCCTCCTGGGTCAACCCGATCGAGTCCGTGTTCGGCATCTGCACCCGCCAGTTGCTGCGTCGGGCGGTGTTCACCAGCCGCCAGGACTGCAACGCCCGGGTCCAAGCCTGGGTCGCTCACCGCAACCGCACCAGGAGGCCGGTTACCTTCACTTGGCAGCCCTGCACGTGA